From the genome of Geobacter sp. SVR, one region includes:
- a CDS encoding glycosyltransferase has product MTRYLEAYEGIVGAPVINRLRQLGKGLAGKRVVHVNSTREGGGVAEILDWMVPLMCDMGIDARWEVIQGTGAFFNVTKSIHNGLQGYPAAITPAGWETFLGVNRQNHALLGELLEEADIVVIHDPQPAPLLKLCEKRKGKWIWRGHIDISHPYRPVWKELKPFLESYDASIFSMNDFAHPLPHPQFIVPPSIDPLSDKNCDLPFSELEEVRARFGLDPNRPLVTQISRFDRFKDPVGVIEAYNLVRKIIPLQLVLAGGGATDDPEGKAVLDEVTEAAANDPDIHILLLPPDAHRTINALQRLADIVIQKSTKEGFGLTVTEGLWKGKPVIGGDVGGIRRQVVNYHTGFLVNTPEGAAHRIRFLLHHAELRKEIGVKAKEFIRENFLLTRQLQEYLTLFHEALRGSDERRFYV; this is encoded by the coding sequence ATGACCCGCTATCTCGAAGCATACGAAGGCATCGTCGGAGCGCCGGTGATCAATCGTCTCAGGCAGCTGGGCAAGGGGCTGGCCGGGAAGCGGGTGGTACATGTCAACTCCACGCGCGAGGGGGGTGGGGTAGCCGAGATTCTGGACTGGATGGTCCCGCTGATGTGCGACATGGGAATCGATGCCCGCTGGGAAGTGATTCAGGGCACGGGCGCCTTTTTCAACGTCACCAAATCGATTCACAACGGCCTCCAGGGCTATCCGGCCGCCATAACACCGGCGGGATGGGAAACCTTTCTGGGGGTCAACAGGCAGAATCATGCACTGCTGGGAGAACTCCTCGAAGAGGCCGACATCGTGGTGATCCACGATCCGCAGCCCGCCCCCCTGCTGAAACTGTGCGAAAAGCGCAAGGGAAAATGGATCTGGCGCGGCCACATCGACATCAGCCATCCCTATCGTCCGGTCTGGAAGGAATTGAAGCCTTTCCTGGAAAGCTACGATGCCAGCATCTTTTCGATGAACGATTTCGCTCATCCGCTACCCCATCCCCAGTTCATCGTCCCCCCCAGCATTGATCCGCTTAGCGACAAGAATTGCGACCTGCCGTTCAGCGAACTGGAAGAGGTCCGGGCCCGTTTCGGACTTGACCCCAACCGCCCGCTGGTCACGCAGATCTCGCGTTTCGACCGTTTCAAAGATCCCGTCGGTGTAATCGAGGCCTACAACCTGGTGCGCAAGATCATCCCCCTGCAACTGGTGCTGGCCGGCGGAGGCGCTACGGACGATCCGGAGGGAAAGGCCGTGCTGGACGAAGTAACCGAGGCAGCGGCCAACGATCCAGACATCCACATCCTGCTACTCCCTCCCGATGCCCATCGCACCATTAACGCCCTGCAGCGCCTGGCGGACATTGTCATCCAGAAATCGACCAAGGAGGGCTTCGGTCTGACTGTCACCGAAGGGCTCTGGAAGGGCAAACCGGTGATCGGGGGCGATGTGGGGGGCATCCGCCGCCAGGTGGTCAACTACCACACCGGTTTTCTGGTCAACACGCCGGAAGGGGCGGCCCATCGCATCAGGTTCCTGTTGCATCATGCCGAACTCAGAAAAGAGATCGGCGTAAAGGCCAAGGAGTTCATCCGGGAAAACTTTCTGCTGACCAGACAGTTGCAGGAGTATCTGACCCTTTTCCACGAAGCGCTGCGCGGCAGCGACGAACGCCGGTTCTACGTGTGA
- a CDS encoding TerC family protein, with protein MSNQTLMWLAFNILVVIMLAIDLGLNRKSHEVSFRESLVWSGIWISLALLFNAGIYHYLGHTKGLEFLAGYLIEKSLSVDNLFVFIMIFSYFNVARLHQPKILKWGIIGALVMRAIFIFAGIELLETFHWMIYVFGGILVFTGIRMAFSGDGEQVDPEKNPLVKLVRRFVSVTKKGHGDRFFIKKCGVRAVTPLFLTLVMVESSDVIFALDSIPAVFAVTRDPFIVYTSNVFAIMGLRALYFLLSNMIGMFAHLKLGISFILAFVGVKMLLADTRFEIPIHFSLGVIFGVLTVSIISSIIAARLRKQP; from the coding sequence ATGTCCAACCAAACACTCATGTGGCTGGCCTTCAACATTTTGGTGGTGATCATGCTGGCCATCGATCTGGGCCTCAACCGGAAAAGCCACGAAGTTTCCTTCCGCGAGTCGCTCGTCTGGAGCGGGATCTGGATTTCGTTGGCCCTGCTCTTCAACGCCGGCATATACCACTACCTGGGACATACCAAAGGGTTGGAATTCCTGGCCGGTTACCTGATCGAAAAGTCGCTCTCGGTGGACAACCTGTTCGTCTTCATCATGATCTTCTCCTACTTCAATGTCGCTCGGCTGCACCAGCCGAAGATACTGAAATGGGGCATCATCGGCGCGCTGGTAATGCGGGCGATCTTCATCTTCGCCGGAATCGAACTGCTGGAAACCTTTCACTGGATGATCTACGTCTTTGGCGGGATACTGGTCTTTACCGGCATCAGAATGGCCTTTTCCGGCGACGGAGAGCAGGTCGATCCGGAAAAGAACCCGCTGGTGAAACTGGTCAGAAGGTTCGTATCGGTCACGAAAAAGGGGCACGGCGACCGTTTCTTCATCAAAAAATGCGGCGTGCGGGCAGTCACGCCGCTGTTCCTGACCCTGGTGATGGTGGAATCGAGCGACGTGATCTTCGCCCTGGATTCGATTCCTGCCGTTTTCGCCGTCACCAGGGACCCTTTCATCGTCTATACCTCCAACGTCTTCGCCATCATGGGGCTCAGGGCGCTCTACTTTCTCCTCTCCAACATGATCGGTATGTTCGCTCACCTGAAGCTGGGCATCTCTTTTATTCTGGCTTTTGTGGGGGTCAAGATGCTGCTGGCGGACACACGTTTCGAGATTCCGATCCACTTCTCGCTGGGGGTGATATTCGGCGTACTCACCGTTTCCATCATCTCCTCGATCATTGCCGCTCGCCTGCGCAAACAACCCTGA
- a CDS encoding sensor histidine kinase, whose amino-acid sequence MTTHPFSDLPSHFQYILKHRPFRYAIAALLVGAAYMTRLNYFYWFGHRAPFVTFYPAVLLAAWYGGLLPGILATVLSAAIAIYYVIPPVHSLWLHDQVDIVLLTVFIVFCGLVSGSMELMKRYRQRVDERTAELARAVDSLREESAERALALEELREKDRLIIQQSRLAAMGEMISYIAHQWRQPLNNLGLLVQQLKVYNDMSNLHELDIGENVAKAMQVIQHMSRTIRDFSDFFKPEKSRTDFNVSEAIRKTVGLLEAGLASQNVTIHIRENGQMPYCNGYENEYAQVILVILQNAKDICAERRIKDPTITISIAAVNGRSAVTISDNAGGIPAAIIDHVFEPYFTTKGPAHGTGLGLFMAKTIIEKNMGGSLTVHNVEGGAEFRIEV is encoded by the coding sequence ATGACCACTCATCCGTTCTCCGATCTACCGTCCCATTTCCAATACATCCTCAAACATCGGCCATTCCGTTATGCCATAGCGGCGCTCCTCGTAGGGGCGGCCTATATGACAAGACTAAACTACTTTTACTGGTTCGGCCATCGTGCCCCCTTTGTCACATTCTATCCCGCCGTCTTGCTGGCCGCCTGGTACGGCGGTCTCCTCCCCGGAATTCTTGCGACAGTTCTGTCGGCCGCCATTGCCATTTATTATGTCATACCTCCCGTTCACAGCCTGTGGCTCCATGATCAGGTTGACATTGTCCTTCTGACAGTTTTCATCGTATTCTGCGGACTGGTCTCTGGATCAATGGAACTGATGAAGCGATACCGGCAGAGGGTTGACGAGCGAACGGCTGAGCTCGCCCGCGCGGTGGATTCGCTGCGGGAAGAATCAGCCGAGCGGGCTCTCGCGCTGGAGGAATTGCGGGAGAAGGACCGACTGATCATACAACAGAGCCGCCTGGCGGCGATGGGGGAGATGATCAGCTACATCGCCCATCAGTGGCGGCAGCCATTGAACAACCTTGGACTGCTGGTCCAGCAATTGAAGGTCTACAACGACATGAGCAACCTGCATGAGCTGGACATCGGTGAAAATGTGGCAAAAGCGATGCAGGTCATCCAACACATGTCAAGAACGATCCGTGACTTCAGCGACTTCTTCAAGCCCGAAAAATCCAGGACAGATTTCAATGTGAGCGAGGCGATCCGGAAAACGGTAGGTCTGTTGGAGGCCGGGCTGGCAAGCCAGAATGTAACCATCCACATACGGGAAAATGGGCAGATGCCCTACTGTAATGGATATGAAAACGAATATGCCCAGGTGATACTGGTTATTCTGCAGAATGCCAAGGACATATGCGCAGAGCGCAGGATAAAGGATCCGACCATCACAATCTCCATCGCAGCGGTGAACGGGCGCTCAGCAGTAACCATTTCGGATAATGCCGGCGGCATTCCTGCAGCTATCATTGACCATGTCTTTGAGCCTTACTTCACGACAAAGGGGCCGGCCCATGGCACAGGACTGGGCTTGTTCATGGCAAAGACGATAATCGAAAAAAACATGGGCGGGTCCCTCACAGTACATAATGTCGAGGGGGGCGCGGAATTCAGGATTGAAGTGTAG
- a CDS encoding DMT family transporter — translation MKSYQAGTVFALLAALWNASVGILSKDIFQYDIPPVSVAFYKCLLALLVLSVLIVCDRNKLNQVAQLAKSLPQIIACSFCGIFVLYFFETKAYEFTTVSMVVFVLLGTSAVTSFAFSSYLLKEGKNLHQIAGLCIALMGLGIMYWSNLQQGHPQGIVLAGIAGGGYGLFLVLVKKFNFDATIALLWWLLAFGCLFLLGPFLASGPTLPALRMYPSLLVLALLPTIGGFYCTTKALTLLDASKVQVIELSEPLFASLLAFIFLREVLQVNEATGGILILFAIYISNRSFEYVIARENGIAPLRDDSNG, via the coding sequence ATGAAGTCATATCAGGCAGGAACAGTATTTGCTCTGTTAGCTGCATTGTGGAATGCTTCGGTGGGAATCCTCAGCAAGGATATTTTTCAATACGACATCCCCCCGGTCTCGGTGGCCTTCTATAAATGCTTGCTTGCCTTGCTTGTCCTCTCGGTGCTGATTGTATGTGACAGGAACAAGCTGAATCAGGTTGCCCAGCTCGCCAAAAGCTTACCCCAAATTATTGCCTGTTCTTTTTGCGGAATATTCGTCCTCTACTTCTTTGAGACAAAAGCATACGAATTCACCACTGTATCGATGGTGGTATTCGTATTGCTCGGCACCTCGGCGGTGACTTCATTCGCATTCAGTTCCTATCTCCTCAAAGAAGGCAAAAACCTGCATCAGATTGCCGGTCTCTGCATCGCACTGATGGGCCTGGGAATAATGTATTGGTCCAACCTTCAGCAGGGACATCCGCAGGGGATCGTGCTCGCAGGTATCGCAGGCGGTGGATACGGACTATTTCTCGTTCTGGTGAAAAAATTCAACTTTGATGCAACAATAGCTCTGCTCTGGTGGTTATTGGCATTCGGCTGCCTGTTCCTGCTTGGACCGTTCCTGGCGTCTGGCCCTACGCTTCCCGCGTTACGCATGTATCCGAGCCTTCTGGTTCTCGCATTGCTGCCGACCATAGGAGGGTTTTACTGCACTACAAAAGCCCTTACACTTTTGGATGCCAGTAAGGTCCAAGTGATCGAACTGTCCGAACCCCTGTTCGCCTCGTTACTTGCGTTCATTTTTCTTCGCGAGGTTTTGCAGGTGAATGAAGCAACAGGGGGAATACTGATCCTGTTCGCGATTTATATCTCTAACAGATCATTCGAGTATGTCATCGCTAGGGAGAATGGGATAGCCCCTCTCAGGGATGACTCCAACGGATGA
- a CDS encoding cation:proton antiporter, with translation MHELELIMTITGGFTAALLFGYLTHRLGMSSIVGYLLAGIAVGAHTPGFVANRAMAEQFAEIGVILLMFGVGLQFHAKELLDVRRVAVPGAVCQSAVATLLSCLMAHWLGWSWSAGIVFGFAVSVASTVVLLRVLVDNNVLHTPTGHIAIGWLVVEDIFTVFLLVILPVLFGAGAAGAGNLPAAVAISLVKIALLVALTFFAGGRLIPWLLEKVAATHSKELFTLTVLVLALGIAVGSAKVFGVSMALGAFLAGMVVRQSDFSFRAATEALPMRDAFAVLFFVSVGMLFNPAHLVNEPVLVSATVVIILVGKPLAALAIVLALGYAPHVALSIAVALAQIGEFSFILATVGRELGVLGETAANTLVAASIISIGLNPLLYRLIAPLENRLKHTGFWQMLERRSKQGASPDQIKVGNMPVSQNRAVVVGYGPTGRMLVRLLGENGIEPVVVELNLATFRQLQAEGMASIYGDATLQETLQAAGVGSAAFLILTSAGMQGGDEVIRVSRSLNPRLRIIARSAYLRDIPALCQAGADAVFSGEGEIALNMTEHMLRRLGATDEQIDRERGRVRAELSGMSATGT, from the coding sequence ATGCACGAACTTGAACTCATCATGACAATAACGGGCGGTTTTACGGCAGCGCTGCTCTTCGGCTACCTGACCCATCGCCTCGGCATGTCCTCCATAGTCGGCTACCTGCTGGCCGGCATTGCTGTCGGAGCACATACCCCCGGTTTTGTGGCCAATCGCGCCATGGCCGAACAGTTCGCCGAAATCGGCGTCATCCTGCTCATGTTCGGCGTCGGCCTGCAGTTCCACGCCAAGGAACTGTTGGATGTGCGACGGGTGGCTGTCCCGGGGGCCGTGTGCCAGAGCGCCGTAGCCACTCTGCTGAGCTGCCTGATGGCGCACTGGCTAGGATGGAGCTGGTCAGCCGGCATCGTCTTCGGCTTTGCGGTATCGGTCGCCAGCACGGTGGTGCTGCTGCGCGTGCTGGTGGACAACAACGTGCTTCATACTCCCACCGGCCACATCGCCATTGGCTGGCTGGTGGTCGAGGACATCTTCACGGTCTTCCTGCTGGTGATCCTTCCGGTACTCTTCGGCGCGGGTGCAGCCGGCGCCGGCAACCTTCCCGCCGCCGTGGCCATCTCACTGGTCAAGATCGCCCTGCTGGTCGCGCTGACGTTCTTTGCCGGCGGCCGCCTGATCCCCTGGCTTCTGGAAAAGGTGGCCGCCACCCATTCCAAGGAACTTTTCACCCTGACGGTCCTGGTTCTGGCCCTGGGGATTGCGGTGGGGTCCGCGAAGGTATTCGGCGTGTCCATGGCTTTAGGGGCCTTTCTGGCCGGCATGGTGGTGCGGCAATCGGATTTCAGCTTCCGGGCCGCGACCGAGGCCCTGCCGATGCGGGACGCCTTTGCGGTGCTGTTCTTCGTTTCGGTGGGGATGCTGTTCAATCCGGCTCACCTGGTGAACGAACCGGTCCTCGTATCTGCCACCGTGGTAATCATCCTGGTGGGGAAACCGCTGGCAGCGCTGGCAATTGTCCTGGCACTCGGCTATGCGCCGCACGTCGCCCTCTCCATTGCGGTGGCCCTGGCCCAGATCGGAGAGTTTTCGTTCATTCTGGCCACTGTGGGAAGGGAACTGGGAGTCCTGGGTGAGACCGCAGCCAATACGCTGGTGGCTGCATCGATCATCTCCATCGGCCTCAATCCGCTGCTGTACCGCCTGATCGCCCCCCTGGAGAATCGGCTCAAACATACCGGTTTCTGGCAGATGCTGGAGAGGCGGTCTAAACAGGGAGCCTCGCCGGATCAGATCAAGGTGGGTAACATGCCGGTGTCCCAAAATCGTGCGGTGGTGGTGGGATACGGGCCCACCGGCAGGATGCTGGTGCGCCTGCTGGGCGAAAACGGGATCGAGCCGGTGGTGGTCGAATTGAATCTGGCTACCTTTCGCCAGCTCCAGGCCGAAGGAATGGCGTCCATCTACGGCGACGCCACACTTCAGGAGACTCTGCAAGCTGCCGGGGTCGGGAGTGCCGCTTTTCTGATTCTCACCTCAGCCGGGATGCAGGGGGGCGATGAGGTGATCCGCGTATCGCGGAGTCTCAACCCCAGGCTGCGCATCATCGCACGCTCGGCCTACCTGAGGGATATTCCGGCCCTGTGCCAGGCCGGAGCCGACGCGGTTTTCTCCGGCGAGGGCGAAATTGCTCTCAACATGACCGAGCACATGCTGCGCAGGCTCGGTGCCACCGACGAACAGATCGACCGGGAACGGGGGCGGGTCAGGGCAGAGCTGTCGGGGATGTCCGCAACAGGTACATAA
- a CDS encoding transposase — protein sequence MARKPRIHYPGACYHVILRGNARQDIFFEDGDRFRFYLLMQEGVERYQYRVHAFCLMSNHIHLLVQVSDVPLSRIMQNLSFRYTRWANWRQGKSGHLFQGRFKAVLVDADAYLAELVRYLHLNPVRVGIAVDPLAYPWSSHHAYCGKETIPWLCTDFVLHGFDKHSDTARKRFGGFVLDGLAGGHRPEFHGHGSADSRLLGDESFAERVLNDNDGIPPGRMGIRELVSSACRHYGVDEDALGERTHRASRLRAMIAWLALDTEGCTLTEVASLTGRDLSTLSSAVRKLRAKAITDSSLLEKRRAIMETRTHVLPRSPTFEV from the coding sequence ATGGCTAGAAAACCCAGAATTCATTATCCCGGAGCCTGTTACCACGTGATTCTGCGTGGCAACGCCCGACAGGACATCTTCTTCGAGGACGGGGATCGCTTCCGCTTCTACCTCCTCATGCAGGAAGGAGTGGAACGTTATCAGTATCGAGTGCATGCCTTCTGTCTCATGTCCAACCACATCCATCTTCTGGTTCAAGTGTCAGATGTCCCTCTGTCACGTATCATGCAAAACCTCTCTTTCCGCTATACCCGCTGGGCCAACTGGCGACAGGGGAAATCAGGCCATCTCTTCCAGGGGCGATTCAAAGCAGTTCTGGTGGATGCGGATGCGTACCTGGCCGAGCTGGTGCGCTACCTGCACCTGAATCCCGTGCGAGTCGGGATTGCCGTCGATCCGCTTGCGTATCCCTGGAGCAGCCATCACGCTTACTGCGGAAAGGAGACGATACCGTGGCTCTGTACCGACTTCGTGCTGCACGGTTTCGACAAGCATTCCGACACGGCCCGGAAAAGATTCGGTGGATTCGTTCTCGATGGCCTGGCCGGGGGGCACCGTCCCGAGTTCCATGGTCACGGGAGTGCCGACAGCCGTCTGTTGGGTGACGAGTCATTTGCGGAACGGGTGCTGAATGACAATGATGGGATTCCACCGGGCAGGATGGGTATCAGGGAACTGGTGTCGTCGGCCTGCCGGCACTATGGCGTCGATGAGGATGCGTTGGGGGAGAGAACTCACCGTGCCTCGCGCCTGCGGGCGATGATTGCATGGCTGGCACTGGACACGGAGGGATGTACGTTGACGGAAGTTGCCAGCCTGACAGGACGTGACCTTTCCACATTGAGCAGCGCAGTGCGAAAACTCAGGGCAAAGGCGATTACGGATTCAAGTCTACTCGAAAAGCGCAGGGCGATTATGGAAACAAGGACGCACGTCTTACCCCGAAGTCCGACCTTCGAAGTGTGA
- a CDS encoding DUF3124 domain-containing protein: MGCRGLFKPIVFLSFLLMVLWGTPLPGWTATAPLRLPKGQTVYVPVYSNVFTGPRKLPFQLAATLSIRNTDPSASFRVTTIDYYDTSGKLVRSNLEKPVTLGPLASTFVHIEEKDNSGGFGANFIVRWSADRAINAPIIECVMIGATSGQGISFVTSGQEIKE; this comes from the coding sequence ATGGGATGTCGAGGCCTTTTTAAGCCGATCGTATTTTTATCATTTCTCCTGATGGTGCTGTGGGGTACTCCTCTGCCCGGGTGGACGGCAACCGCTCCGCTCAGGCTGCCCAAGGGGCAGACCGTCTATGTGCCGGTCTACTCCAATGTCTTCACCGGTCCCAGAAAGCTCCCCTTTCAACTGGCAGCGACCCTGAGCATCCGCAATACCGACCCCTCGGCCTCCTTCCGGGTCACCACGATCGATTACTACGACACCAGCGGCAAGCTGGTCCGCAGCAATCTCGAAAAGCCGGTTACCCTGGGCCCGTTGGCATCCACCTTTGTGCACATCGAGGAAAAGGACAACAGCGGAGGATTCGGGGCCAACTTCATCGTCAGGTGGAGTGCCGACAGGGCGATCAACGCCCCGATCATCGAGTGCGTTATGATCGGAGCCACCTCAGGCCAGGGAATTTCCTTTGTCACTTCGGGCCAGGAGATAAAGGAGTAA
- a CDS encoding cation:proton antiporter — translation MPYAALQDVEILFGLALITVVLFRYLKFPTIIGFLATGILAGPHSMAFIKDTHQVEQMAEIGVVLLLFTIGIELSLKELMRIKHLVLWGGGLQVLITILAVAAIGTAFGFSGPQSTFFGFLVALSSTAILMKLLIDAGQSDTPHGKMSMGILIFQDLCIVPLMLLTPSLAGNGQGLQGILIISAKAGAVVLTAHYSARFLVPWIFKQVVRTRSRELFILTIIVIGLGTAWLTALAGLSLAMGAFIAGLAISESEYSHQALSDIIPFREAFISLFFITVGMLLDPAIVVRYPLLILSLVVTILLVKTLITTGAAMALGVPMRIAVIAALSLAQIGEFSFVLSQAGVKFGLLTPELYQIFLAASIATMGLTPVCLKIAPHLANGLVALLPHRLTRGRGVLSNHVKPSILSDHVIIVGYGVNGKNLARVLKNLDIRHIIVETNPFTVKKEGRKGKMIIFGDASKQEVLEHARIETARAMVIAISDAAASRRVAALARQQNPTLHIIVRTRYILEVEPLYKLGVNEVIPEEFETSIEILSRVLRNYLVPHDEIERCVSDVRSDGYEMLRSISRRHSHAVGISGFLSGAEIASFRLKHGSILEGKPLREGTIRSLSGATVLVIKRDSEVVPNPDPVWELRKDDLLLLLGTPQQLAVARGLFEA, via the coding sequence ATGCCATACGCAGCACTGCAGGATGTCGAAATTCTTTTCGGATTGGCCCTGATAACGGTAGTCCTGTTCCGGTACCTGAAATTTCCCACCATCATCGGCTTCCTGGCCACCGGTATACTGGCCGGACCGCACTCGATGGCCTTCATCAAAGACACCCATCAGGTCGAGCAGATGGCGGAGATCGGGGTCGTCCTGCTGCTGTTCACCATCGGCATCGAACTTTCCCTGAAGGAACTGATGCGCATCAAGCACCTGGTACTGTGGGGGGGCGGGCTGCAGGTGCTGATCACGATCCTGGCGGTGGCGGCCATCGGTACGGCGTTCGGTTTTTCCGGCCCTCAGTCTACCTTTTTCGGCTTCCTGGTGGCGCTCTCCAGCACCGCCATCCTGATGAAACTGCTGATCGATGCCGGCCAGTCCGATACTCCGCACGGCAAAATGTCCATGGGGATCCTGATCTTCCAGGACCTGTGCATCGTGCCGCTGATGCTGCTGACCCCTTCGCTGGCAGGCAACGGCCAGGGGCTGCAGGGCATCCTGATCATCAGCGCCAAGGCAGGGGCTGTTGTTCTCACGGCCCACTACAGCGCCCGTTTCCTGGTGCCGTGGATCTTCAAGCAGGTCGTCAGGACCAGAAGCCGTGAACTCTTTATCCTGACCATCATCGTCATTGGTCTGGGCACGGCCTGGCTGACGGCCCTGGCAGGCCTTTCGCTGGCAATGGGCGCGTTTATCGCCGGCCTGGCGATCTCCGAATCCGAGTACAGCCATCAGGCCTTGAGCGACATAATCCCCTTCCGGGAGGCCTTTATCAGCCTCTTTTTCATCACGGTTGGGATGCTGCTGGACCCGGCCATTGTTGTCAGATATCCGCTGCTGATCCTCTCCCTGGTGGTGACCATCCTGCTGGTCAAAACGCTCATCACCACCGGGGCCGCCATGGCACTGGGTGTGCCGATGCGGATCGCCGTCATCGCAGCACTCTCCCTGGCTCAGATCGGTGAATTTTCGTTCGTATTGTCCCAGGCCGGCGTCAAGTTCGGCCTGCTGACACCGGAGCTGTACCAGATCTTCCTGGCCGCCTCCATCGCCACCATGGGACTGACGCCGGTCTGCCTCAAAATCGCCCCCCACCTGGCCAACGGATTAGTCGCCCTGCTGCCGCACCGTCTGACGCGCGGCAGAGGAGTGCTGTCCAATCACGTCAAGCCATCGATCCTGAGCGATCATGTCATCATTGTCGGTTACGGCGTAAACGGCAAAAATCTGGCGCGGGTACTGAAAAATCTCGACATCCGGCACATCATCGTCGAAACGAATCCCTTCACGGTCAAGAAAGAGGGCAGAAAAGGAAAGATGATCATCTTCGGGGATGCCTCCAAGCAGGAGGTGCTGGAACATGCCCGCATCGAAACGGCACGCGCGATGGTGATAGCGATTTCCGACGCCGCTGCCAGCAGAAGGGTCGCGGCCCTGGCGCGGCAACAGAATCCCACGCTCCACATCATCGTCAGGACCCGCTACATCCTGGAGGTGGAACCGCTGTACAAGCTGGGGGTCAACGAAGTCATCCCCGAGGAATTCGAGACGTCGATCGAGATCCTCTCCCGGGTGCTGCGGAATTATCTCGTGCCCCACGACGAGATCGAACGCTGCGTCAGCGACGTGCGCAGCGATGGGTACGAGATGCTGCGCTCCATCAGCCGGCGGCACAGCCATGCCGTGGGCATCAGCGGTTTTCTGTCGGGCGCCGAGATCGCCTCCTTCCGGTTGAAGCATGGTTCCATCCTGGAAGGTAAGCCCCTGCGGGAAGGCACCATCAGAAGCCTGTCCGGGGCAACCGTACTGGTGATCAAGCGGGATTCCGAGGTCGTGCCAAACCCCGATCCGGTCTGGGAACTGCGCAAAGACGACCTGCTCCTGCTGCTGGGAACGCCCCAGCAGCTCGCGGTGGCCAGGGGGCTGTTCGAGGCCTGA
- a CDS encoding DUF5752 family protein: protein MKPFEIRDCALLTRMSGLSAAVNLRELRDRLAICNPNVIYHHFCETPMTPTFDNPDYRNDFAVWVKLHLGDRVLAERLGILDPYRFPDLEDLRAVTIDLIDERLSELWYVPTAPNGAEFHFTEATTVVFDTGRRIEHPRELATAIRGMTNSSIFFHYLEAQRREPPGMDDFSSWLLEFGAEYEKDIMALCSIDFTFFTLSELKSELVGLLSARGETP, encoded by the coding sequence ATGAAACCCTTCGAGATACGCGACTGTGCGCTGCTGACCCGTATGAGCGGCCTTTCGGCGGCTGTGAACCTGAGAGAACTGCGTGACCGGCTCGCCATCTGTAACCCGAATGTCATCTACCATCACTTTTGTGAAACGCCCATGACCCCCACCTTCGACAACCCCGATTACCGCAACGACTTTGCCGTGTGGGTGAAACTGCACCTGGGGGATCGGGTGCTGGCCGAACGCCTCGGCATCCTGGATCCCTATCGCTTTCCCGATCTGGAGGACCTGCGGGCGGTAACAATCGACCTGATCGACGAGCGCCTGAGCGAGCTGTGGTACGTGCCTACCGCCCCCAATGGAGCGGAATTCCACTTTACCGAAGCCACCACCGTGGTGTTCGACACCGGGCGCAGGATCGAGCATCCGCGCGAGCTGGCAACGGCCATCAGGGGCATGACCAACAGCAGCATCTTCTTCCACTATCTCGAGGCACAGCGCCGGGAACCGCCGGGGATGGACGACTTTTCCTCATGGCTGCTCGAGTTCGGCGCAGAGTACGAGAAAGACATCATGGCGCTCTGTTCCATCGACTTCACCTTCTTCACCCTCTCCGAACTGAAAAGCGAGCTGGTCGGCCTGCTGTCGGCACGAGGAGAAACCCCATGA